The DNA segment TCCATCGCTTTTTTTCTCAACTTTGCAAATTGAATCGCCAATCGGCAGAACCATAATTCCTCCTTCTTTGAGCTGTTCCATAAGCTCCTGTGGTATATTATCGGCACAAGCGGATACTAAAATTTTATCAAATGGAGCTTCGTGCGGAAGTCCGAGTATGTCTCCTGCCTGCAAAATTTCTGCATTTTTAAAATGATACTTACTGATATTTTTTCTGCCAAATGAGACAAGATCTGGAAGTAGTTCGACTCCCCACACATATCCCTTTTCACCGATAATATGTGCAATGATAGCTGTGGTCCAACCAGAGCCGGAACCAACATCCAGAATCTTTTCACCTCTCTCAGGACTAAGAAGTTCAAGCATAAATGCAACTGTTGTTGGTTGAGAGATTGATTGTTCTTTTGCTATCGGAAGTGGGTAATCCTCATACGCTTCAACTTTACAGTCATCGATGACAAAATCCACTCTGTCTATATGTTCAAACGCATCGGCAAACTCCTTTCTTTTAAACACTTGGGTATTTTCTTCAAGGTGTTCAATCAAATTTTTCTTTGTATTCATAGTGCGTTTTCCGATTTTAGCTTTTTCATTTTAGCTTCAGTTCCTCGGTTGTATCCACCGACACTTCCATCAGAGCGTATAACTCTATGACATGGGATATAGGGACTGGTGTTTTTGTTCATTATTGATCCGATAGCTCGCGCCCCCTTACCATTGCCAACCAACGCCGCAACCTCACCATATGAAAGTGTTTCCCCTTTCGGAATGCGAGACACTATCTGATTTACACGCTGAGTAAAAGTCATGCTAGAAAAGTGTTCCGGTATCTATTTTAGTTTTATCTTCCTGTTTTAGTTTTGTATTCGCCGGGTGTAATTTTTGTAACTTCTGTAACTTTTTGCCGGAAGCTTCTCTGTATGGACAATACTCACAATCTTCTCCTGACGCAGGAATTATGCTTGAATCTAAGCACGATTTTATTTTCGTTAGTGTTGATTCAATCCAATCGTCCTTGCCTGTATACGAGAGAACCTTAACATCAAACTCTAATTTTCCATCAAATGCTTCTACATCGGTTTTTCCATTTACATATACAAAATATCCAGTGTCTAAAACATTAAATCCATTTTGCCGAAACAACCATTGATATACTTCCATTTGTCGTTTATATCCATCTTGCCACGGGGCATCTAAATTTACTTCTCCATTTTTACTTGTCGCTTTATAATCCACAATAATCAATTCATCGGCAGGAGTAACCCACACATCATCTATCGCACCCGAAACGCTAAATCCTGTCTCTTCATGTTTGCACTGAATTCCTTTGAAATTATCCCGCCATAAATCCATATCCTTGTGTTGGAATGGCACTGCATCTATGTTGTACTGTTCCATAAGAGGATGTGCTATTTTTTTTGCACGATGAATATCAAACTCTTTCTTGAGAAGCGTGTCAACAGCGATATTTAAACTGAGTGGGTACCCTGGAGGCCTTTTTGTACCAAGTTTATTATCAAGATAAAAACACCGAGGACATTCTATAAAAAAGTCTATTTTAGAACGAGAAAGACGCCAGTTTTTGCCGCCATAGTTCCAATTTTCCGATCGATTTGGATTGTACACTGCCATCCAAAACAGTATAGCACAACAGATATCTGAACTGCTGCTTTACTTTGTATTGCGAGAACCGCAAAGAGACCGGCTTTCGCTGAGCACTGTTTCTATCTTACTATCTGAAAAACCTAAACTTTTCATCATATCCTGTTTTTCAAAAAGCGATCTGCATAACACTACGTCGCGTTCCATTAGTGCTCTTTTTTCCTGTTTTGAAAGTGTGGTTAAGCTCGTCAGTGGCTGTATTCCTGACTCTTCTATGAGATTATTTAAATTTCCAGAGGGAGGATCGCTCCATGAGACGGTGCGGAGACCCACGCATTTGCTGTACTTGATTGCGTTGTGGGTAAACTTTGTATTAGTAACAAGCCACCGTTCATCTATTGGACTTGTGTTGCTACTGTTTGCTTGTATATCTTCAAACCTAGCATGTACATACAAAGCCACTTTTAAATCAGACTTGATCCCCAGTTTATTATGAAATTTCATTTCTGCGGCAATGTTTTTACCGTCTTTGTGTGCATAGAGATCTATTTCGTGCTTTGCACACGCTCCTTTTATTATTTTACCAACTTCAGTGGAATACCCCCACTTTTTAAAAATTTCAGCGATAAACTGTTCAAATGGAAAACCAGAGGGACCCAGATCGAGAACTGCCCGCTTCATTGAATACCGTGCAGCTATTCCCTTTTCCTGTTTTTTGAGAAGAGTATATGCTCGTCGATAAATGAGCGAAGTATTCATTCCTTCTTTAAGTTCAGATTCTATTTTTTGTATCACCTTATCACACTCAGCTTCCGAAGTTCCCGCTTTTATAAGCGATGCACGAAGCTTCGAGGAATCAAATGCTTCTTTATTACCATCCAGTTTGGTTATGAGCATCTTTCGTTA comes from the Patescibacteria group bacterium genome and includes:
- the pcm gene encoding protein-L-isoaspartate O-methyltransferase, which encodes MNTKKNLIEHLEENTQVFKRKEFADAFEHIDRVDFVIDDCKVEAYEDYPLPIAKEQSISQPTTVAFMLELLSPERGEKILDVGSGSGWTTAIIAHIIGEKGYVWGVELLPDLVSFGRKNISKYHFKNAEILQAGDILGLPHEAPFDKILVSACADNIPQELMEQLKEGGIMVLPIGDSICKVEKKSDGVEIKHYPGFAFVPLITK
- a CDS encoding MGMT family protein, encoding MTFTQRVNQIVSRIPKGETLSYGEVAALVGNGKGARAIGSIMNKNTSPYIPCHRVIRSDGSVGGYNRGTEAKMKKLKSENAL
- a CDS encoding PD-(D/E)XK nuclease family protein, which translates into the protein MAVYNPNRSENWNYGGKNWRLSRSKIDFFIECPRCFYLDNKLGTKRPPGYPLSLNIAVDTLLKKEFDIHRAKKIAHPLMEQYNIDAVPFQHKDMDLWRDNFKGIQCKHEETGFSVSGAIDDVWVTPADELIIVDYKATSKNGEVNLDAPWQDGYKRQMEVYQWLFRQNGFNVLDTGYFVYVNGKTDVEAFDGKLEFDVKVLSYTGKDDWIESTLTKIKSCLDSSIIPASGEDCEYCPYREASGKKLQKLQKLHPANTKLKQEDKTKIDTGTLF
- a CDS encoding ATPase; translation: MLITKLDGNKEAFDSSKLRASLIKAGTSEAECDKVIQKIESELKEGMNTSLIYRRAYTLLKKQEKGIAARYSMKRAVLDLGPSGFPFEQFIAEIFKKWGYSTEVGKIIKGACAKHEIDLYAHKDGKNIAAEMKFHNKLGIKSDLKVALYVHARFEDIQANSSNTSPIDERWLVTNTKFTHNAIKYSKCVGLRTVSWSDPPSGNLNNLIEESGIQPLTSLTTLSKQEKRALMERDVVLCRSLFEKQDMMKSLGFSDSKIETVLSESRSLCGSRNTK